Proteins from a single region of Gasterosteus aculeatus chromosome 20, fGasAcu3.hap1.1, whole genome shotgun sequence:
- the hspb6 gene encoding heat shock protein beta-6 isoform X1, protein MQLRYKTHGWGQSSTSRAPPPQSARSSASDCRSGARIISAARGDLRCSKSSPVKMDFVLPTSVPAGGIPWQKVLPPLIPRLNGTYGQYNWSPSLLMPETDHTSSAEVNCDDSGFTVQVDVKHFKPEDLMVKVIGDFVEVQGKHEEKKQDGAGVTTRQFNRRYRIPKGVDTMALESAVSPDGILFISAPMLQTECPRVLT, encoded by the exons ATGCAACTCCGGTATAAAACGCACGGGTGGGGACAGTCGTCTACgtcacgcgccccccccccccagagcgcGAGGAGCTCGGCGTCAGACTGTCGGTCGGGCGCGCGCATCATCAGTGCGGCACGCGGGGACTTGCGTTGCTCTAAATCATCTCCTGTG AAAATGGACTTCGTACTGCCAACCAGTGTTCCAGCTGGAGGTATCCCGTGGCAGAAGGTTCTACCGCCGCTTATTCCTCGGCTCAACGGGACCTACGGGCAGTATAATTGGTCTCCCAGCTTACTGATGCCAGAGACCGATCATACGAGCTCCGCAGAG GTGAACTGTGATGACAGCGGTTTTACTGTTCAAGTGGACGTAAAGCACTTCAAGCCAGAAGACCTGATGGTCAAAGTGATCGGAGACTTTGTGGAAGTACAAGGGaagcatgaagaaaaaaag CAGGACGGTGCAGGGGTTACAACCCGGCAGTTTAACCGCCGCTACCGTATCCCAAAGGGAGTGGACACCATGGCTTTGGAATCCGCGGTCTCTCCTGATGGAATCCTTTTCATATCTGCACCGATGCTGCAGACCGAGTGCCCCAGAGTCCTGACCTAA
- the hspb6 gene encoding heat shock protein beta-6 isoform X2: MQLRYKTHGWGQSSTSRAPPPQSARSSASDCRSGARIISAARGDLRCSKSSPVKMDFVLPTSVPAGGIPWQKVLPPLIPRLNGTYGQYNWSPSLLMPETDHTSSAEVNCDDSGFTVQVDVKHFKPEDLMVKVIGDFVEVQGKHEEKKDGAGVTTRQFNRRYRIPKGVDTMALESAVSPDGILFISAPMLQTECPRVLT, translated from the exons ATGCAACTCCGGTATAAAACGCACGGGTGGGGACAGTCGTCTACgtcacgcgccccccccccccagagcgcGAGGAGCTCGGCGTCAGACTGTCGGTCGGGCGCGCGCATCATCAGTGCGGCACGCGGGGACTTGCGTTGCTCTAAATCATCTCCTGTG AAAATGGACTTCGTACTGCCAACCAGTGTTCCAGCTGGAGGTATCCCGTGGCAGAAGGTTCTACCGCCGCTTATTCCTCGGCTCAACGGGACCTACGGGCAGTATAATTGGTCTCCCAGCTTACTGATGCCAGAGACCGATCATACGAGCTCCGCAGAG GTGAACTGTGATGACAGCGGTTTTACTGTTCAAGTGGACGTAAAGCACTTCAAGCCAGAAGACCTGATGGTCAAAGTGATCGGAGACTTTGTGGAAGTACAAGGGaagcatgaagaaaaaaag GACGGTGCAGGGGTTACAACCCGGCAGTTTAACCGCCGCTACCGTATCCCAAAGGGAGTGGACACCATGGCTTTGGAATCCGCGGTCTCTCCTGATGGAATCCTTTTCATATCTGCACCGATGCTGCAGACCGAGTGCCCCAGAGTCCTGACCTAA
- the psenen gene encoding gamma-secretase subunit PEN-2, with product MNLERLPNEEKLSLCRKYYLGGFAFLPFLWLVNVVWFFKEAFMKPVYSEQLQIKTYVKRSALGLLLWVTVLTTWITIFQRFRAEWGEVGDYLSFTIPLGIA from the exons atGAATCTGGAACGACTTCCAAATGAGGAGAAACTGAGCTTATGCCGAAAATATTATTTAG GTGGCTTTGCGTTTCTGCCATTCCTGTGGTTGGTCAATGTGGTTTGGTTTTTTAAGGAAGCCTTCATGAAACCAGTTTATTCTGAACAGCTGCAGATCAAGACCT ATGTGAAGCGGTCTGCGCTGGGTTTGTTGTTGTGGGTAACAGTTCTGACCACATGGATCACCATTTTCCAGCGCTTCAGAGCAGAGTGGGGGGAGGTTGGAGATTACCTGTCCTTCACAATTCCACTTGGAATCGCTTGA